Proteins co-encoded in one Conger conger chromosome 4, fConCon1.1, whole genome shotgun sequence genomic window:
- the tcf3b gene encoding transcription factor 3b isoform X1, producing the protein MTEQQGRMAAVGTDKELNDLLDFSAMFAPPVANGKNRPTTLASSQFGGSGLDERSGSGSWGPGEQNSPSFNQARGYGEGSHYGEHQELASSPFLTSGIVGKNERVPYSSFGAQPGFLPSDMAMPSPDAMSPSGIKSGSQFYPSYPSNPRRRPSEGNVDTQPKKIRKVPPGLPSSVYASASSEEYSRDGAGYPAPKPGTVYPGSFYMQEALHPSPDPWAPSGPLGQPGYSAMLGNSAHISQPGPFTAINPQDRMKRQPLPLSPQNYPLHGSEVNGSLPAGFHSSSGGYGVSSHTPPVNGTDAIMANRGTTAGSSGDEIGKALASIYPSDHNSNNFPSTPSTPVGSPQGIAAASQWPRSSGPASLSPSYEGGLHALQNKMEDRLEEAIHVLRSHAVGQGPGIGGAHSDMHSLLTAASSVHGLGGLAQAFTNAGLALSNRHPAMMGSHHEDSAGLPANSALGHGHHASVPPPASGQPEGFTSLATGPRSTHSSSSDIKREDKEDEENSNADKSEDEKKDSKASRTRSRCLPPTSPHLAASWLVPCMAAILQGSQDDEEEEEDDEDLPPEVKIEREKERRVANNARERLRVRDINEAFKELGRMCQLHLSNDKPQTKLLILHQAVNVILNLEQQVRERNLNPKAACLKRREEEKVSGVVGDPQMQLSGGHPGHGGDGHNPVSHM; encoded by the exons gtttgGACGAGCGCAGCGGGTCTGGATCGTGGGGTCCCGGCGAGCAGAACAGCCCCTCCTTCAATCAGGCACGG GGCTATGGGGAGGGCTCTCACTACGGTGAGCATCAGGAGCTGGCCTCTTCCCCCTTCCTCACCTCAGGGATTGTAG GTAAAAATGAAAGGGTACCTTACTCCTCCTTTGGGGCTCAG ccgGGTTTCCTGCCCAGCGACATGGCGATGCCCAGCCCAGATGCCATGTCCCCCTCCGGCATCAAGTCTGGCTCCCAGTTCTACCCCTCGTATCCCAGCAACCCCCGCAGGCGGCCCTCGGAGGGGAACGTGG ACACCCAGCCAAAAAAGATCCGGAAAGTTCCCCCTGGCCTGCCGTCCTCT GTCTACGCCTCCGCCTCCAGTGAGGAGTACTCCAGGGACGGAGCGGGGTACCCCGCCCCCAAACCTGGCACCGTGTACCCCGGGTCCTTctacatgcaag AagccctccacccctccccggACCCCTGGGCCCCCTCGGGACCCCTGGGGCAGCCTGGGTACTCGGCCATGCTGGGGAACTCCGCCCACATCAGCCAGCCCGGCCCCTTCACCGCCATCAACCCCCAGGACAGGATG aAGCGgcagcccctgcccctgtccccgcAGAACTACCCCCTCCACGGCAGCGAGGTGAACGGTAGCCTGCCCGCGGGGTTCCACTCGAGCTCCGGGGGCTACGGCGTGTCCAGCCACACGCCCCCCGTCAACGGCACCGACGCCATCATGG CAAACCGAGGCACCACGGCGGGAAGCTCAGGAGACGAGATCGGAAAGGCGTTAGCGTCG ATCTACCCATCGGACCACAACAGCAACAACTtcccctctaccccctccacTCCCGTGGGTTCCCCTCAGGGCATTGCAG CTGCGTCCCAGTGGCCGCGGTCGTCTGGTCCTGCCAGCCTCTCCCCCAGCTATGAGGGGGGGCTGCACGCGCTG CAGAACAAGATGGAGGACCGTCTGGAGGAAGCCATCCACGTGCTGCGCAGCCACGCGGTTGGCCAGGGCCCCGGGATCGGCGGGGCTCACTCGGACATGCACAGCCTGCTGACCGCCGCGTCCTCCGTGCACGGCCTGGGGGGGCTGGCGCAAGCCTTCACCAACGCGGGGCTCGCCCTGAGCAACCGCCACCCCGCCATG ATGGGCAGTCACCACGAGGACTCGGCGGGTCTCCCCGCCAACAGTGCGCTGGGGCACGGCCACCACGCCTCTGTCCCACCCCCGGCCAGCGGCCAGCCCGAGGGCTTCACCA gCCTGGCTACAGGACCCCGCTCCACACACTCCAGCAGCTCCGACATCAAGCGGGAGGACAAGGAGGACGAGGAGAACTCCAACGCCGACAAGTCCGAGGACGAGAAGAAGGACTCCAAAGCGTCCCGCACCCGATCAAGGTGTCTGCCACCCACCTCCCCTCACCTGGCAGctagctggctggtgccttgcatggcagccattctccaggg CAGTCAAGAcgacgaagaggaggaggaggacgacgaGGACCTCCCGCCGGAGGTGAAGATCGAGCGGGAGAAGGAGCGGAGGGTGGCCAACAACGCGCGCGAGAGGCTGCGGGTTCGAGACATCAACGAGGCCTTCAAGGAGCTGGGCCGCATGTGTCAGCTGCACCTGAGCAACGACAAGCCCCAGACCAAACTGCTCATACTGCACCAGGCCGTCAACGTCATACTCAACCTGGAGCAGCAAGTGCgcg agCGGAACCTGAACCCCAAGGCCGCCTGTCTGAAGCGccgggaggaggagaaggtgtCCGGCGTGGTGGGGGACCCCCAGATGCAGCTATCGGGGGGACACCCAGGCCACGGAGGGGACGGCCATAACCCCGTCAGCCATATGTAA
- the tcf3b gene encoding transcription factor 3b isoform X5, which yields MFAPPVANGKNRPTTLASSQFGGSGLDERSGSGSWGPGEQNSPSFNQARGYGEGSHYGEHQELASSPFLTSGIVGKNERVPYSSFGAQPGFLPSDMAMPSPDAMSPSGIKSGSQFYPSYPSNPRRRPSEGNVDTQPKKIRKVPPGLPSSVYASASSEEYSRDGAGYPAPKPGTVYPGSFYMQEALHPSPDPWAPSGPLGQPGYSAMLGNSAHISQPGPFTAINPQDRMKRQPLPLSPQNYPLHGSEVNGSLPAGFHSSSGGYGVSSHTPPVNGTDAIMANRGTTAGSSGDEIGKALASIYPSDHNSNNFPSTPSTPVGSPQGIAAASQWPRSSGPASLSPSYEGGLHALQNKMEDRLEEAIHVLRSHAVGQGPGIGGAHSDMHSLLTAASSVHGLGGLAQAFTNAGLALSNRHPAMMGSHHEDSAGLPANSALGHGHHASVPPPASGQPEGFTSLATGPRSTHSSSSDIKREDKEDEENSNADKSEDEKKDSKASRTRSRCLPPTSPHLAASWLVPCMAAILQGSQDDEEEEEDDEDLPPEVKIEREKERRVANNARERLRVRDINEAFKELGRMCQLHLSNDKPQTKLLILHQAVNVILNLEQQVRERNLNPKAACLKRREEEKVSGVVGDPQMQLSGGHPGHGGDGHNPVSHM from the exons gtttgGACGAGCGCAGCGGGTCTGGATCGTGGGGTCCCGGCGAGCAGAACAGCCCCTCCTTCAATCAGGCACGG GGCTATGGGGAGGGCTCTCACTACGGTGAGCATCAGGAGCTGGCCTCTTCCCCCTTCCTCACCTCAGGGATTGTAG GTAAAAATGAAAGGGTACCTTACTCCTCCTTTGGGGCTCAG ccgGGTTTCCTGCCCAGCGACATGGCGATGCCCAGCCCAGATGCCATGTCCCCCTCCGGCATCAAGTCTGGCTCCCAGTTCTACCCCTCGTATCCCAGCAACCCCCGCAGGCGGCCCTCGGAGGGGAACGTGG ACACCCAGCCAAAAAAGATCCGGAAAGTTCCCCCTGGCCTGCCGTCCTCT GTCTACGCCTCCGCCTCCAGTGAGGAGTACTCCAGGGACGGAGCGGGGTACCCCGCCCCCAAACCTGGCACCGTGTACCCCGGGTCCTTctacatgcaag AagccctccacccctccccggACCCCTGGGCCCCCTCGGGACCCCTGGGGCAGCCTGGGTACTCGGCCATGCTGGGGAACTCCGCCCACATCAGCCAGCCCGGCCCCTTCACCGCCATCAACCCCCAGGACAGGATG aAGCGgcagcccctgcccctgtccccgcAGAACTACCCCCTCCACGGCAGCGAGGTGAACGGTAGCCTGCCCGCGGGGTTCCACTCGAGCTCCGGGGGCTACGGCGTGTCCAGCCACACGCCCCCCGTCAACGGCACCGACGCCATCATGG CAAACCGAGGCACCACGGCGGGAAGCTCAGGAGACGAGATCGGAAAGGCGTTAGCGTCG ATCTACCCATCGGACCACAACAGCAACAACTtcccctctaccccctccacTCCCGTGGGTTCCCCTCAGGGCATTGCAG CTGCGTCCCAGTGGCCGCGGTCGTCTGGTCCTGCCAGCCTCTCCCCCAGCTATGAGGGGGGGCTGCACGCGCTG CAGAACAAGATGGAGGACCGTCTGGAGGAAGCCATCCACGTGCTGCGCAGCCACGCGGTTGGCCAGGGCCCCGGGATCGGCGGGGCTCACTCGGACATGCACAGCCTGCTGACCGCCGCGTCCTCCGTGCACGGCCTGGGGGGGCTGGCGCAAGCCTTCACCAACGCGGGGCTCGCCCTGAGCAACCGCCACCCCGCCATG ATGGGCAGTCACCACGAGGACTCGGCGGGTCTCCCCGCCAACAGTGCGCTGGGGCACGGCCACCACGCCTCTGTCCCACCCCCGGCCAGCGGCCAGCCCGAGGGCTTCACCA gCCTGGCTACAGGACCCCGCTCCACACACTCCAGCAGCTCCGACATCAAGCGGGAGGACAAGGAGGACGAGGAGAACTCCAACGCCGACAAGTCCGAGGACGAGAAGAAGGACTCCAAAGCGTCCCGCACCCGATCAAGGTGTCTGCCACCCACCTCCCCTCACCTGGCAGctagctggctggtgccttgcatggcagccattctccaggg CAGTCAAGAcgacgaagaggaggaggaggacgacgaGGACCTCCCGCCGGAGGTGAAGATCGAGCGGGAGAAGGAGCGGAGGGTGGCCAACAACGCGCGCGAGAGGCTGCGGGTTCGAGACATCAACGAGGCCTTCAAGGAGCTGGGCCGCATGTGTCAGCTGCACCTGAGCAACGACAAGCCCCAGACCAAACTGCTCATACTGCACCAGGCCGTCAACGTCATACTCAACCTGGAGCAGCAAGTGCgcg agCGGAACCTGAACCCCAAGGCCGCCTGTCTGAAGCGccgggaggaggagaaggtgtCCGGCGTGGTGGGGGACCCCCAGATGCAGCTATCGGGGGGACACCCAGGCCACGGAGGGGACGGCCATAACCCCGTCAGCCATATGTAA
- the tcf3b gene encoding transcription factor 3b isoform X2, protein MTEQQGRMAAVGTDKELNDLLDFSAMFAPPVANGKNRPTTLASSQFGGSGLDERSGSGSWGPGEQNSPSFNQARGYGEGSHYGEHQELASSPFLTSGIVGKNERVPYSSFGAQPGFLPSDMAMPSPDAMSPSGIKSGSQFYPSYPSNPRRRPSEGNVDTQPKKIRKVPPGLPSSVYASASSEEYSRDGAGYPAPKPGTVYPGSFYMQEALHPSPDPWAPSGPLGQPGYSAMLGNSAHISQPGPFTAINPQDRMKRQPLPLSPQNYPLHGSEVNGSLPAGFHSSSGGYGVSSHTPPVNGTDAIMANRGTTAGSSGDEIGKALASIYPSDHNSNNFPSTPSTPVGSPQGIAAASQWPRSSGPASLSPSYEGGLHALQNKMEDRLEEAIHVLRSHAVGQGPGIGGAHSDMHSLLTAASSVHGLGGLAQAFTNAGLALSNRHPAMMGSHHEDSAGLPANSALGHGHHASVPPPASGQPEGFTSLATGPRSTHSSSSDIKREDKEDEENSNADKSEDEKKDSKASRTRSRCLPPTSPHLAASWLVPCMAAILQGQDDEEEEEDDEDLPPEVKIEREKERRVANNARERLRVRDINEAFKELGRMCQLHLSNDKPQTKLLILHQAVNVILNLEQQVRERNLNPKAACLKRREEEKVSGVVGDPQMQLSGGHPGHGGDGHNPVSHM, encoded by the exons gtttgGACGAGCGCAGCGGGTCTGGATCGTGGGGTCCCGGCGAGCAGAACAGCCCCTCCTTCAATCAGGCACGG GGCTATGGGGAGGGCTCTCACTACGGTGAGCATCAGGAGCTGGCCTCTTCCCCCTTCCTCACCTCAGGGATTGTAG GTAAAAATGAAAGGGTACCTTACTCCTCCTTTGGGGCTCAG ccgGGTTTCCTGCCCAGCGACATGGCGATGCCCAGCCCAGATGCCATGTCCCCCTCCGGCATCAAGTCTGGCTCCCAGTTCTACCCCTCGTATCCCAGCAACCCCCGCAGGCGGCCCTCGGAGGGGAACGTGG ACACCCAGCCAAAAAAGATCCGGAAAGTTCCCCCTGGCCTGCCGTCCTCT GTCTACGCCTCCGCCTCCAGTGAGGAGTACTCCAGGGACGGAGCGGGGTACCCCGCCCCCAAACCTGGCACCGTGTACCCCGGGTCCTTctacatgcaag AagccctccacccctccccggACCCCTGGGCCCCCTCGGGACCCCTGGGGCAGCCTGGGTACTCGGCCATGCTGGGGAACTCCGCCCACATCAGCCAGCCCGGCCCCTTCACCGCCATCAACCCCCAGGACAGGATG aAGCGgcagcccctgcccctgtccccgcAGAACTACCCCCTCCACGGCAGCGAGGTGAACGGTAGCCTGCCCGCGGGGTTCCACTCGAGCTCCGGGGGCTACGGCGTGTCCAGCCACACGCCCCCCGTCAACGGCACCGACGCCATCATGG CAAACCGAGGCACCACGGCGGGAAGCTCAGGAGACGAGATCGGAAAGGCGTTAGCGTCG ATCTACCCATCGGACCACAACAGCAACAACTtcccctctaccccctccacTCCCGTGGGTTCCCCTCAGGGCATTGCAG CTGCGTCCCAGTGGCCGCGGTCGTCTGGTCCTGCCAGCCTCTCCCCCAGCTATGAGGGGGGGCTGCACGCGCTG CAGAACAAGATGGAGGACCGTCTGGAGGAAGCCATCCACGTGCTGCGCAGCCACGCGGTTGGCCAGGGCCCCGGGATCGGCGGGGCTCACTCGGACATGCACAGCCTGCTGACCGCCGCGTCCTCCGTGCACGGCCTGGGGGGGCTGGCGCAAGCCTTCACCAACGCGGGGCTCGCCCTGAGCAACCGCCACCCCGCCATG ATGGGCAGTCACCACGAGGACTCGGCGGGTCTCCCCGCCAACAGTGCGCTGGGGCACGGCCACCACGCCTCTGTCCCACCCCCGGCCAGCGGCCAGCCCGAGGGCTTCACCA gCCTGGCTACAGGACCCCGCTCCACACACTCCAGCAGCTCCGACATCAAGCGGGAGGACAAGGAGGACGAGGAGAACTCCAACGCCGACAAGTCCGAGGACGAGAAGAAGGACTCCAAAGCGTCCCGCACCCGATCAAGGTGTCTGCCACCCACCTCCCCTCACCTGGCAGctagctggctggtgccttgcatggcagccattctccaggg TCAAGAcgacgaagaggaggaggaggacgacgaGGACCTCCCGCCGGAGGTGAAGATCGAGCGGGAGAAGGAGCGGAGGGTGGCCAACAACGCGCGCGAGAGGCTGCGGGTTCGAGACATCAACGAGGCCTTCAAGGAGCTGGGCCGCATGTGTCAGCTGCACCTGAGCAACGACAAGCCCCAGACCAAACTGCTCATACTGCACCAGGCCGTCAACGTCATACTCAACCTGGAGCAGCAAGTGCgcg agCGGAACCTGAACCCCAAGGCCGCCTGTCTGAAGCGccgggaggaggagaaggtgtCCGGCGTGGTGGGGGACCCCCAGATGCAGCTATCGGGGGGACACCCAGGCCACGGAGGGGACGGCCATAACCCCGTCAGCCATATGTAA
- the tcf3b gene encoding transcription factor 3b isoform X3 codes for MTEQQGRMAAVGTDKELNDLLDFSAMFAPPVANGKNRPTTLASSQFGGSGLDERSGSGSWGPGEQNSPSFNQARGYGEGSHYGEHQELASSPFLTSGIVGKNERVPYSSFGAQPGFLPSDMAMPSPDAMSPSGIKSGSQFYPSYPSNPRRRPSEGNVDTQPKKIRKVPPGLPSSVYASASSEEYSRDGAGYPAPKPGTVYPGSFYMQEALHPSPDPWAPSGPLGQPGYSAMLGNSAHISQPGPFTAINPQDRMKRQPLPLSPQNYPLHGSEVNGSLPAGFHSSSGGYGVSSHTPPVNGTDAIMANRGTTAGSSGDEIGKALASIYPSDHNSNNFPSTPSTPVGSPQGIAAASQWPRSSGPASLSPSYEGGLHALQNKMEDRLEEAIHVLRSHAVGQGPGIGGAHSDMHSLLTAASSVHGLGGLAQAFTNAGLALSNRHPAMMGSHHEDSAGLPANSALGHGHHASVPPPASGQPEGFTSLATGPRSTHSSSSDIKREDKEDEENSNADKSEDEKKDSKASRTRSSSQDDEEEEEDDEDLPPEVKIEREKERRVANNARERLRVRDINEAFKELGRMCQLHLSNDKPQTKLLILHQAVNVILNLEQQVRERNLNPKAACLKRREEEKVSGVVGDPQMQLSGGHPGHGGDGHNPVSHM; via the exons gtttgGACGAGCGCAGCGGGTCTGGATCGTGGGGTCCCGGCGAGCAGAACAGCCCCTCCTTCAATCAGGCACGG GGCTATGGGGAGGGCTCTCACTACGGTGAGCATCAGGAGCTGGCCTCTTCCCCCTTCCTCACCTCAGGGATTGTAG GTAAAAATGAAAGGGTACCTTACTCCTCCTTTGGGGCTCAG ccgGGTTTCCTGCCCAGCGACATGGCGATGCCCAGCCCAGATGCCATGTCCCCCTCCGGCATCAAGTCTGGCTCCCAGTTCTACCCCTCGTATCCCAGCAACCCCCGCAGGCGGCCCTCGGAGGGGAACGTGG ACACCCAGCCAAAAAAGATCCGGAAAGTTCCCCCTGGCCTGCCGTCCTCT GTCTACGCCTCCGCCTCCAGTGAGGAGTACTCCAGGGACGGAGCGGGGTACCCCGCCCCCAAACCTGGCACCGTGTACCCCGGGTCCTTctacatgcaag AagccctccacccctccccggACCCCTGGGCCCCCTCGGGACCCCTGGGGCAGCCTGGGTACTCGGCCATGCTGGGGAACTCCGCCCACATCAGCCAGCCCGGCCCCTTCACCGCCATCAACCCCCAGGACAGGATG aAGCGgcagcccctgcccctgtccccgcAGAACTACCCCCTCCACGGCAGCGAGGTGAACGGTAGCCTGCCCGCGGGGTTCCACTCGAGCTCCGGGGGCTACGGCGTGTCCAGCCACACGCCCCCCGTCAACGGCACCGACGCCATCATGG CAAACCGAGGCACCACGGCGGGAAGCTCAGGAGACGAGATCGGAAAGGCGTTAGCGTCG ATCTACCCATCGGACCACAACAGCAACAACTtcccctctaccccctccacTCCCGTGGGTTCCCCTCAGGGCATTGCAG CTGCGTCCCAGTGGCCGCGGTCGTCTGGTCCTGCCAGCCTCTCCCCCAGCTATGAGGGGGGGCTGCACGCGCTG CAGAACAAGATGGAGGACCGTCTGGAGGAAGCCATCCACGTGCTGCGCAGCCACGCGGTTGGCCAGGGCCCCGGGATCGGCGGGGCTCACTCGGACATGCACAGCCTGCTGACCGCCGCGTCCTCCGTGCACGGCCTGGGGGGGCTGGCGCAAGCCTTCACCAACGCGGGGCTCGCCCTGAGCAACCGCCACCCCGCCATG ATGGGCAGTCACCACGAGGACTCGGCGGGTCTCCCCGCCAACAGTGCGCTGGGGCACGGCCACCACGCCTCTGTCCCACCCCCGGCCAGCGGCCAGCCCGAGGGCTTCACCA gCCTGGCTACAGGACCCCGCTCCACACACTCCAGCAGCTCCGACATCAAGCGGGAGGACAAGGAGGACGAGGAGAACTCCAACGCCGACAAGTCCGAGGACGAGAAGAAGGACTCCAAAGCGTCCCGCACCCGATCAAG CAGTCAAGAcgacgaagaggaggaggaggacgacgaGGACCTCCCGCCGGAGGTGAAGATCGAGCGGGAGAAGGAGCGGAGGGTGGCCAACAACGCGCGCGAGAGGCTGCGGGTTCGAGACATCAACGAGGCCTTCAAGGAGCTGGGCCGCATGTGTCAGCTGCACCTGAGCAACGACAAGCCCCAGACCAAACTGCTCATACTGCACCAGGCCGTCAACGTCATACTCAACCTGGAGCAGCAAGTGCgcg agCGGAACCTGAACCCCAAGGCCGCCTGTCTGAAGCGccgggaggaggagaaggtgtCCGGCGTGGTGGGGGACCCCCAGATGCAGCTATCGGGGGGACACCCAGGCCACGGAGGGGACGGCCATAACCCCGTCAGCCATATGTAA
- the tcf3b gene encoding transcription factor 3b isoform X4 — protein sequence MTEQQGRMAAVGTDKELNDLLDFSAMFAPPVANGKNRPTTLASSQFGGSGLDERSGSGSWGPGEQNSPSFNQARGYGEGSHYGEHQELASSPFLTSGIVGKNERVPYSSFGAQPGFLPSDMAMPSPDAMSPSGIKSGSQFYPSYPSNPRRRPSEGNVDTQPKKIRKVPPGLPSSVYASASSEEYSRDGAGYPAPKPGTVYPGSFYMQEALHPSPDPWAPSGPLGQPGYSAMLGNSAHISQPGPFTAINPQDRMKRQPLPLSPQNYPLHGSEVNGSLPAGFHSSSGGYGVSSHTPPVNGTDAIMANRGTTAGSSGDEIGKALASIYPSDHNSNNFPSTPSTPVGSPQGIAAASQWPRSSGPASLSPSYEGGLHALQNKMEDRLEEAIHVLRSHAVGQGPGIGGAHSDMHSLLTAASSVHGLGGLAQAFTNAGLALSNRHPAMMGSHHEDSAGLPANSALGHGHHASVPPPASGQPEGFTSLATGPRSTHSSSSDIKREDKEDEENSNADKSEDEKKDSKASRTRSSQDDEEEEEDDEDLPPEVKIEREKERRVANNARERLRVRDINEAFKELGRMCQLHLSNDKPQTKLLILHQAVNVILNLEQQVRERNLNPKAACLKRREEEKVSGVVGDPQMQLSGGHPGHGGDGHNPVSHM from the exons gtttgGACGAGCGCAGCGGGTCTGGATCGTGGGGTCCCGGCGAGCAGAACAGCCCCTCCTTCAATCAGGCACGG GGCTATGGGGAGGGCTCTCACTACGGTGAGCATCAGGAGCTGGCCTCTTCCCCCTTCCTCACCTCAGGGATTGTAG GTAAAAATGAAAGGGTACCTTACTCCTCCTTTGGGGCTCAG ccgGGTTTCCTGCCCAGCGACATGGCGATGCCCAGCCCAGATGCCATGTCCCCCTCCGGCATCAAGTCTGGCTCCCAGTTCTACCCCTCGTATCCCAGCAACCCCCGCAGGCGGCCCTCGGAGGGGAACGTGG ACACCCAGCCAAAAAAGATCCGGAAAGTTCCCCCTGGCCTGCCGTCCTCT GTCTACGCCTCCGCCTCCAGTGAGGAGTACTCCAGGGACGGAGCGGGGTACCCCGCCCCCAAACCTGGCACCGTGTACCCCGGGTCCTTctacatgcaag AagccctccacccctccccggACCCCTGGGCCCCCTCGGGACCCCTGGGGCAGCCTGGGTACTCGGCCATGCTGGGGAACTCCGCCCACATCAGCCAGCCCGGCCCCTTCACCGCCATCAACCCCCAGGACAGGATG aAGCGgcagcccctgcccctgtccccgcAGAACTACCCCCTCCACGGCAGCGAGGTGAACGGTAGCCTGCCCGCGGGGTTCCACTCGAGCTCCGGGGGCTACGGCGTGTCCAGCCACACGCCCCCCGTCAACGGCACCGACGCCATCATGG CAAACCGAGGCACCACGGCGGGAAGCTCAGGAGACGAGATCGGAAAGGCGTTAGCGTCG ATCTACCCATCGGACCACAACAGCAACAACTtcccctctaccccctccacTCCCGTGGGTTCCCCTCAGGGCATTGCAG CTGCGTCCCAGTGGCCGCGGTCGTCTGGTCCTGCCAGCCTCTCCCCCAGCTATGAGGGGGGGCTGCACGCGCTG CAGAACAAGATGGAGGACCGTCTGGAGGAAGCCATCCACGTGCTGCGCAGCCACGCGGTTGGCCAGGGCCCCGGGATCGGCGGGGCTCACTCGGACATGCACAGCCTGCTGACCGCCGCGTCCTCCGTGCACGGCCTGGGGGGGCTGGCGCAAGCCTTCACCAACGCGGGGCTCGCCCTGAGCAACCGCCACCCCGCCATG ATGGGCAGTCACCACGAGGACTCGGCGGGTCTCCCCGCCAACAGTGCGCTGGGGCACGGCCACCACGCCTCTGTCCCACCCCCGGCCAGCGGCCAGCCCGAGGGCTTCACCA gCCTGGCTACAGGACCCCGCTCCACACACTCCAGCAGCTCCGACATCAAGCGGGAGGACAAGGAGGACGAGGAGAACTCCAACGCCGACAAGTCCGAGGACGAGAAGAAGGACTCCAAAGCGTCCCGCACCCGATCAAG TCAAGAcgacgaagaggaggaggaggacgacgaGGACCTCCCGCCGGAGGTGAAGATCGAGCGGGAGAAGGAGCGGAGGGTGGCCAACAACGCGCGCGAGAGGCTGCGGGTTCGAGACATCAACGAGGCCTTCAAGGAGCTGGGCCGCATGTGTCAGCTGCACCTGAGCAACGACAAGCCCCAGACCAAACTGCTCATACTGCACCAGGCCGTCAACGTCATACTCAACCTGGAGCAGCAAGTGCgcg agCGGAACCTGAACCCCAAGGCCGCCTGTCTGAAGCGccgggaggaggagaaggtgtCCGGCGTGGTGGGGGACCCCCAGATGCAGCTATCGGGGGGACACCCAGGCCACGGAGGGGACGGCCATAACCCCGTCAGCCATATGTAA